The Ooceraea biroi isolate clonal line C1 chromosome 1, Obir_v5.4, whole genome shotgun sequence genome has a window encoding:
- the LOC105277906 gene encoding kinesin-like protein unc-104 isoform X4 has protein sequence MSSVKVAVRVRPFNHREIVREAQCIIEMTGSTTSIVNPKATPGSKEAVKSFNYDYSYFSMDPNDENYSTQLMVYKDIGEEMLEHAFEGYNVCIFAYGQTGAGKSYTMMGKQEEGQEGIIPQICKDLFRKISYTSNERLKYSVEVSYMEIYCERVRDLLNPKNRGNLRVREHPLYGPYVEDLSKLAVMSYEDIHDLIDEGNKARTVAATNMNETSSRSHAVFTIFFTQQQQDNTTGLMTEKVSKISLVDLAGSERADSTGAKGTRLKEGANINKSLTTLGKVISALAEIAATKKKKKADFIPYRDSVLTWLLRENLGGNSKTAMIAAVSPADINYDETLSTLRYADRAKQIVCKAVVNEDANARLIRELKEEIQKLRELLKQEGIDVHEGPDGKVTYEKKEPRDEIIRTNKRNEENSKEARSRLSSHATSTIAEEAVDQLQASEKLIAELNETWEEKLKRTESIRLQREAVFAEMGVAVKEDGVTVGVFSPKKTPHLVNLNEDPLMSECLIYYIKDGFTRIGSAEANIPQDVQLCGPHILSEHCVFENHEGIITLIPKKGALIYVNGREVTEPLVLTTGSRVILGKSHVFRFNHPDQVRERIANGSPAETPGNNEPLADWDFAQVELLEKQGIDLKAEMDKRLLVLEEQFRKEKEEADQLFEEQRKSYEARIDALQRQVEEQSMTMSMYSSYTPEDFNNIEEDIFVNPLFDAESNWTEREFQLAAWAFRKWKYHQFTSLRDDLWGNAIFLKEANAISVELKKKVQFQFTLLTDTLYSPLPPDLLPVMDEEEEDERPFPRTIVAVEVQDTKNGATHYWTLDKLRQRLELMRHVYNEDSSPSTPEAKEDIFQCLTVYSNPKFSLANLLPSRQRLELMREMYHNEAELSPTSPDFNIESITGGDPFYDRFPWFRMVGRAFVYLSNLMYPVPLIHKVAIVNEKGDVKGYLRVAVQAVVEEENSEYSSGVRQSARISFEDDLFGGHKHNKRSSLLAQTLEKNRQIMLQEERVVEGHNEANQKDMKDDDDIGDADSGRGDSSVSSDMKEEELPDHLQPGAEFTFRVTVLQAMGISTEYADIFCQFNFLHRHDEAFSTEPVKNIGKGNPPGFYHVQNITVTVTKSFLEYLKTQPIVFEVFGHYQQHPLHKDAKLEYVRQPPKRMLPPSIPISQPVRSPKFGSVLPSPSTSHVHAKYDVLVWFEICELAPNGEYVPSVVDHSDDLPCRGLFLLHQGIQRRIRITIVHEPASELRWKDVRELVVGRIRNTPEPEEEDNDSSVLSLGLFPGEYLEIPGDDRTMFRFEAAWDSSLHNSTLLNRVTSYGEQIFMTISAYLELENCGRPAIITKDLSMIIYGRDARVGPRSLKHLFSGSYRNQEANRLSGVYELVLRRSSEAGVQRRQRRVLDTSSTYVRGEENLHGWRPRGDSLIFDHQWELEKLTRLEEVERVRHTLLLREKLGIDKMPFCNKPFHDFTKSEKVNDVCNMVAKATNEPHASPVKLKNSTTKDIYEPWEMTERERELTTKYIKLIQGRIPSKEPILLSDVSPGEDTITDLSTSMMSSVISSSSQESVYARASDFLEQAADIVVWSRSKSCLLRLSSPERARLQELQESILASESANQTCTIAPPPLGSSSPSKENLVLYVPEVEEIRISPVIARKGYLNVLEHKTNGWKKRWVAVRRPYVLIFREEKDPVERALINLATAQVEYSEDQLAMVKVPNTFSVVTKHRGYLLQTLGDKEVYDWLYAINPLLAGQIRSKLARKGPTASNMCNGAPIGLTPPLEQQNAQTK, from the exons ATGTCGTCGGTTAAGGTGGCGGTGAGGGTACGGCCCTTCAACCATCGCGAGATCGTTCGTGAGGCACAATGCATCATAGAGATGACTGGAAGCACTACTT CCATAGTAAATCCCAAGGCCACGCCTGGAAGCAAAGAAGCCGTCAAAAGCTTCAATTACGATTATTCCTACTTTTCAATGGAC CCAAATGATGAGAACTATTCGACTCAGCTCATGGTTTACAAAGATATCGGGGAAGAAATGTTGGAACATGCTTTCGAAG GTTACAACGTTTGCATTTTTGCATACGGCCAAACTGGCGCCGGTAAATCATATACCATGATGGGTAAGCAGGAGGAGGGGCAAGAGGGAATAATACCACAGATCTGCAAGGATCTGTTTAGGAAAATCAGTTATACCTCTAACGAGCGACTCAAGTACTCGGTAGAGGTGAGCTACATGGAGATCTATTGCGAGCGAGTGCGCGATTTGTTGAACCCGAAGAATCGGGGAAATCTACGAGTGAGGGAACATCCTCTCTACGGACCCTATGTCGAAGATCTCTCCAAGCTGGCCGTAATGTCGTATGAAGACATCCACGATCTCATAGATGAGGGTAACAAGGCCAG AACTGTCGCAGCAACCAACATGAATGAGACATCCAGCAGATCGCACGCGGTCTTCACGATATTCTTCACGCAACAGCAACAAGACAACACCACCGGTTTGATGACGGAAAAGGTCAGCAAGATATCGCTGGTGGACCTGGCTGGATCCGAGCGAGCCGATTCGACTGGCGCAAAGGGGACGCGATTGAAGGAGGGAGCTAATATTAATAAGAGCCTGACGACTCTTGGAAAAGTCATCAGCGCCCTGGCCGAAATT GCG GCGactaaaaagaagaagaaagccgACTTCATACCCTACAGAGATTCCGTTTTAACGTGGTTGTTACGAGAGAACCTAGGAGGAAATTCAAAAACTGCTATGATCGCAGCAGTTAGCCCCGCTGATATCAATTATGATGAAACGCTTTCAACTTTACG GTACGCGGATAGAGCTAAACAAATTGTTTGCAAGGCCGTGGTCAACGAAGATGCGAATGCACGTCTTATCAGAGAACTCAAGGAGGAAATACAGAAACTGCGGGAGCTTTTGAAGCAGGAAGGCATCGATGTCCACGAAG GGCCAGATGGCAAAGTTACGTACGAAAAGAAAGAACCTA GGGACGAAATTATCAGAACGAACAAGCGGAACGAAGAGAACAGCAAGGAAGCTCGGTCGAGGCTTTCTTCCCATGCTACGTCTACCATCGCCGAAGAAGCAGTCGATCAACTGCAAGCATCCGAAAAATTGATCGCAG AATTGAATGAGACATGGGAAGAGAAGCTGAAGCGAACGGAATCGATCCGCCTGCAACGCGAGGCAGTATTCGCTGAGATGGGAGTTGCCGTGAAGGAGGACGGCGTCACCGTAGGCGTTTTCTCCCCGAAGAAGACACCTCACTTAGTGAACTTGAATGAGGATCCTCTCATGTCAGAATGCCTGATCTATTACATCAAGGACGGATTCACGCGCATCGGTAGCGCCGAGGCCAACATACCTCAGGACGTTCAGTTGTGCGGGCCGCACATACTCAGCGAGCACTGCGTTTTCGAGAATCACGAGGGCATTATAACGCTCATACCGAAGAAGGGAGCCCTGATTTACGTAAATGGTCGCGAGGTAACCGAACCGCTCGTTCTCACGACCGGTTCCCGCGTTATCTTGGGAAAGAGTCACGTTTTCCGATTCAATCATCCGGATCAGG TACGCGAACGAATAGCAAATGGATCGCCGGCGGAAACCCCCGGCAACAACGAGCCACTGGCGGACTGGGACTTCGCGCAGGTCGAGCTACTGGAGAAACAGGGTATTGACTTAAAAGCCGAAATGGATAAGAGATTACTCGTACTGGAGGAACAATTCCgcaaagagaaggaggaagcgGATCAGCTGTTTGAAGAGCAGCGAAAG AGCTATGAAGCGCGGATAGACGCGCTACAGAGGCAAGTGGAGGAACAGAGTATGACAATGTCCATGTACAGCAGTTACACACCGGAGGACTTCAACAACATCGAAGAAGATATTTTTG TCAACCCATTGTTTGACGCAGAGAGCAACTGGACCGAGAGAGAGTTTCAACTGGCCGCTTGGGCCTTCCGCAAGTGGAAATATCATCAATTCACGAGTTTGCGAGACGATCTTTGGGGCAACGCGATATTCCTTAAAGAGGCTAATGCCATATCCGTTGAACTAAAAAAGAAG gTACAATTCCAATTTACCTTACTCACGGACACTCTTTACTCGCCGTTACCTCCGGATCTTTTGCCCGTCATggacgaagaagaggaagatgaAAGACCGTTCCCGCGCACGATCGTTGCCGTTGAAGTTCAGGATACGAAGAATGGTGCTACGCATTACTGGACGTTAGACAAACTGAG ACAGCGCTTGGAGCTGATGCGACATGTGTACAACGAGGACTCGAGCCCCAGCACTCCGGAGGCCAAAGAGGATATTTTCCAATGCCTTACTGTCTACTCTAATCCGAAGTTCTCGCTCGCAAATCTTTTGCCTTCGAG GCAAAGACTGGAATTGATGCGCGAAATGTATCACAACGAGGCCGAGCTCTCGCCCACCTCTCCAGACTTCAATATCGAGTCCATCACAGGAGGTGATCCATTCTACGATCGATTTCCGTGGTTCCGTATGGTCGGCAG AGCTTTTGTGTATCTGAGTAACCTCATGTATCCGGTGCCGCTGATTCACAAAGTGGCCATCGTGAACGAAAAAGGCGACGTCAAGGGTTACTTGCGAGTTGCCGTGCAGGCCGTAGTCG AAGAGGAAAACAGCGAATACTCAAGTGGCGTCAGACAATCAGCGCGAATTTCCTTCGAGGACGACTTATTTGGTGGGCACAAGCATAACAAACGCAGCTCGCTCTTGGCGCAAACTCTGGAGAAGAACCGACAGATCATGCTGCAGGAGGAGCGTGTAGTGGAAGGACACAACGAGGCCAACCAGAAGGACATGAAGGACGATGATGACATAGGAGACGCTGATAGCGGCAGAGGCGACAGCTCGGTTTCTAGCGACATGAAGGAAGAGGAGTTGCCGGATCACTTGCAACCTGGTGCTGAATTTACGTTTAGGGTAACGGTCCTACAAGCCATGGGTATTTCCACAGAATATGCCGACATTTTCTGTCAGTTCAA CTTCCTGCATCGACATGACGAAGCATTCTCGACGGAACCGGTCAAGAACATAGGCAAAGGCAATCCACCTGGATTTTATCACGTGCAGAAT ATTACAGTCACGGTGACCAAGTCCTTCTTGGAGTATCTAAAGACGCAGCCCATCGTGTTCGAGGTGTTTGGTCATTATCAGCAACATCCGCTGCACAAGGATGCGAAGCTAGAATA CGTACGACAACCACCAAAGAGGATGCTGCCGCCATCCATACCGATCAGCCAACCAGTGCGATCGCCGAAATTCGGGAGCGTCTTGCCGTCACCTAGCACGTCTCACGTACATGCCAAGTACGACGTGTTGGTGTGGTTTGAGATTTGCGAGCTGGCGCCGAACGGCGAGTACGTGCCATCGGTGGTAGACCATAGCGATGATCTCCCTTGCCGCGGGCTGTTCCTGCTCCATCAGGGTATACAGCGACGCATACGTATTACCATCGTGCACGAACCGGCCTCCGAATTGAGGTGGAAGGATGTGCGTGAGCTCGTAGTGGGCCGAATCAGGAACACCCCGGAGCCGGAAGAGGAAGACAACGATTCTTCGGTACTCTCATTGGGTCTATTCCCTGGCGAATATCTTGAGATTCCCGGTGACGATCGAACGATGTTCCGGTTCGAAGCGGCCTGGGATAGCTCCCTGCACAACTCGACCCTGCTCAATCGAGTCACGTCTTATGGAGAGCAAATCTTCATGACTATTTCCGCGTATCTCGAA CTGGAAAATTGTGGAAGACCTGCGATAATCACGAAGGATCTGAGCATGATTATCTATGGAAGGGACGCCAGAGTTGGTCCGCGTTCGCTTAAGCATCTGTTCAGTGGCAGTTACCGTAACCAGGAGGCGAACCGACTTAGCGGCGTCTACGAACTGGTGCTACGTCGTTCTTCGGAAGCAG GAGTTCAAAGACGTCAACGTCGTGTCTTGGACACGAGTTCTACATACGTCAGGGGCGAGGAGAATCTGCATGGATGGAGACCGCGTGGAGACAGTCTCATATTCGATCATCAGTGGGAGCTCGAGAAGTTGACGAGGCTGGAGGAAGTGGAAAGAGTGCGACACACGTTGCTTCTGAGGGAGAAACTTGGCATCGACAAGATGCCGTTCTGCAATAAACCTTTCCACGATTTCACGAAGAGCGAAAAGGTAAAT GATGTCTGTAACATGGTAGCGAAAGCCACGAACGAGCCACACGCCAGCCCggtgaaattgaaaaattcgacCACTAAGGACATTTACGAGCCGTGGGAAATGACCGAACGAGAACGCGAATTGACAACCAAGTACATCAAACTCATCCAGGGTAGGATTCCGAGCAAGGAACCGATATTGCTTTCCGATGTTTCGCCTGGCGAGGACACCATCACCGATTTATCTACATCTATGATGTCCTCGGTCATATCGTCTTCGTCTCAAGAGTCAGTATACGCGAGAGCTAGCGATTTCTTAGAGCAG GCTGCTGATATAGTAGTATGGAGCAGGTCTAAGTCGTGCCTCCTTAGGTTGAGCTCACCGGAGAGAGCTAGATTGCAAGAGCTCCAGGAGAGCATATTGGCGAGCGAGTCGGCCAATCAGACTTGCACTATCGCACCGCCACCGCTCGGGTCGTCCTCGCCGTCGAAAGAGAACTTGGTACTGTATGTGCCGGAAGTGGAAGAAATACGCATCAGTCCGGTCATCGCGCGGAAAGGCTACTTGAACGTTCTCGAGCACAAGACCAATGGTTGGAAAAAACGCTGGGTG GCCGTCCGCCGACCGTACGTTCTCATTTTCCGCGAGGAAAAAGATCCCGTCGAAAGGGCGCTCATCAATCTGGCTACGGCTCAAGTTGAATACTCCGAAGATCAGTTAGCTATGGTGAAAGTACCGAATACATTTAG CGTTGTCACCAAACACCGAGGATACTTACTGCAGACTTTAGGCGATAAGGAAGTCTACGATTGGCTGTATGCAATTAATCCTCTCCTGGCTGGTCAAATTAG GTCGAAACTCGCACGCAAAGGTCCAACCGCCTCGAATATGTGCAACGGTGCGCCGATTGGCTTAACACCGCCATTGGAGCAACAGAACGCTCAAACCAAGTGA
- the LOC105277906 gene encoding kinesin-like protein unc-104 isoform X7, translating to MSSVKVAVRVRPFNHREIVREAQCIIEMTGSTTSIVNPKATPGSKEAVKSFNYDYSYFSMDPNDENYSTQLMVYKDIGEEMLEHAFEGYNVCIFAYGQTGAGKSYTMMGKQEEGQEGIIPQICKDLFRKISYTSNERLKYSVEVSYMEIYCERVRDLLNPKNRGNLRVREHPLYGPYVEDLSKLAVMSYEDIHDLIDEGNKARTVAATNMNETSSRSHAVFTIFFTQQQQDNTTGLMTEKVSKISLVDLAGSERADSTGAKGTRLKEGANINKSLTTLGKVISALAEIAATKKKKKADFIPYRDSVLTWLLRENLGGNSKTAMIAAVSPADINYDETLSTLRYADRAKQIVCKAVVNEDANARLIRELKEEIQKLRELLKQEGIDVHEGPDGKVTYEKKEPRDEIIRTNKRNEENSKEARSRLSSHATSTIAEEAVDQLQASEKLIAELNETWEEKLKRTESIRLQREAVFAEMGVAVKEDGVTVGVFSPKKTPHLVNLNEDPLMSECLIYYIKDGFTRIGSAEANIPQDVQLCGPHILSEHCVFENHEGIITLIPKKGALIYVNGREVTEPLVLTTGSRVILGKSHVFRFNHPDQVRERIANGSPAETPGNNEPLADWDFAQVELLEKQGIDLKAEMDKRLLVLEEQFRKEKEEADQLFEEQRKSYEARIDALQRQVEEQSMTMSMYSSYTPEDFNNIEEDIFVNPLFDAESNWTEREFQLAAWAFRKWKYHQFTSLRDDLWGNAIFLKEANAISVELKKKVQFQFTLLTDTLYSPLPPDLLPVMDEEEEDERPFPRTIVAVEVQDTKNGATHYWTLDKLRQRLELMRHVYNEDSSPSTPEAKEDIFQCLTVYSNPKFSLANLLPSRQRLELMREMYHNEAELSPTSPDFNIESITGGDPFYDRFPWFRMVGRAFVYLSNLMYPVPLIHKVAIVNEKGDVKGYLRVAVQAVVEEENSEYSSGVRQSARISFEDDLFGGHKHNKRSSLLAQTLEKNRQIMLQEERVVEGHNEANQKDMKDDDDIGDADSGRGDSSVSSDMKEEELPDHLQPGAEFTFRVTVLQAMGISTEYADIFCQFNFLHRHDEAFSTEPVKNIGKGNPPGFYHVQNITVTVTKSFLEYLKTQPIVFEVFGHYQQHPLHKDAKLEYVRQPPKRMLPPSIPISQPVRSPKFGSVLPSPSTSHVHAKYDVLVWFEICELAPNGEYVPSVVDHSDDLPCRGLFLLHQGIQRRIRITIVHEPASELRWKDVRELVVGRIRNTPEPEEEDNDSSVLSLGLFPGEYLEIPGDDRTMFRFEAAWDSSLHNSTLLNRVTSYGEQIFMTISAYLELENCGRPAIITKDLSMIIYGRDARVGPRSLKHLFSGSYRNQEANRLSGVYELVLRRSSEAGSPGVQRRQRRVLDTSSTYVRGEENLHGWRPRGDSLIFDHQWELEKLTRLEEVERVRHTLLLREKLGIDKMPFCNKPFHDFTKSEKDVCNMVAKATNEPHASPVKLKNSTTKDIYEPWEMTERERELTTKYIKLIQGRIPSKEPILLSDVSPGEDTITDLSTSMMSSVISSSSQELSSPERARLQELQESILASESANQTCTIAPPPLGSSSPSKENLVLYVPEVEEIRISPVIARKGYLNVLEHKTNGWKKRWVAVRRPYVLIFREEKDPVERALINLATAQVEYSEDQLAMVKVPNTFSVVTKHRGYLLQTLGDKEVYDWLYAINPLLAGQIRSKLARKGPTASNMCNGAPIGLTPPLEQQNAQTK from the exons ATGTCGTCGGTTAAGGTGGCGGTGAGGGTACGGCCCTTCAACCATCGCGAGATCGTTCGTGAGGCACAATGCATCATAGAGATGACTGGAAGCACTACTT CCATAGTAAATCCCAAGGCCACGCCTGGAAGCAAAGAAGCCGTCAAAAGCTTCAATTACGATTATTCCTACTTTTCAATGGAC CCAAATGATGAGAACTATTCGACTCAGCTCATGGTTTACAAAGATATCGGGGAAGAAATGTTGGAACATGCTTTCGAAG GTTACAACGTTTGCATTTTTGCATACGGCCAAACTGGCGCCGGTAAATCATATACCATGATGGGTAAGCAGGAGGAGGGGCAAGAGGGAATAATACCACAGATCTGCAAGGATCTGTTTAGGAAAATCAGTTATACCTCTAACGAGCGACTCAAGTACTCGGTAGAGGTGAGCTACATGGAGATCTATTGCGAGCGAGTGCGCGATTTGTTGAACCCGAAGAATCGGGGAAATCTACGAGTGAGGGAACATCCTCTCTACGGACCCTATGTCGAAGATCTCTCCAAGCTGGCCGTAATGTCGTATGAAGACATCCACGATCTCATAGATGAGGGTAACAAGGCCAG AACTGTCGCAGCAACCAACATGAATGAGACATCCAGCAGATCGCACGCGGTCTTCACGATATTCTTCACGCAACAGCAACAAGACAACACCACCGGTTTGATGACGGAAAAGGTCAGCAAGATATCGCTGGTGGACCTGGCTGGATCCGAGCGAGCCGATTCGACTGGCGCAAAGGGGACGCGATTGAAGGAGGGAGCTAATATTAATAAGAGCCTGACGACTCTTGGAAAAGTCATCAGCGCCCTGGCCGAAATT GCG GCGactaaaaagaagaagaaagccgACTTCATACCCTACAGAGATTCCGTTTTAACGTGGTTGTTACGAGAGAACCTAGGAGGAAATTCAAAAACTGCTATGATCGCAGCAGTTAGCCCCGCTGATATCAATTATGATGAAACGCTTTCAACTTTACG GTACGCGGATAGAGCTAAACAAATTGTTTGCAAGGCCGTGGTCAACGAAGATGCGAATGCACGTCTTATCAGAGAACTCAAGGAGGAAATACAGAAACTGCGGGAGCTTTTGAAGCAGGAAGGCATCGATGTCCACGAAG GGCCAGATGGCAAAGTTACGTACGAAAAGAAAGAACCTA GGGACGAAATTATCAGAACGAACAAGCGGAACGAAGAGAACAGCAAGGAAGCTCGGTCGAGGCTTTCTTCCCATGCTACGTCTACCATCGCCGAAGAAGCAGTCGATCAACTGCAAGCATCCGAAAAATTGATCGCAG AATTGAATGAGACATGGGAAGAGAAGCTGAAGCGAACGGAATCGATCCGCCTGCAACGCGAGGCAGTATTCGCTGAGATGGGAGTTGCCGTGAAGGAGGACGGCGTCACCGTAGGCGTTTTCTCCCCGAAGAAGACACCTCACTTAGTGAACTTGAATGAGGATCCTCTCATGTCAGAATGCCTGATCTATTACATCAAGGACGGATTCACGCGCATCGGTAGCGCCGAGGCCAACATACCTCAGGACGTTCAGTTGTGCGGGCCGCACATACTCAGCGAGCACTGCGTTTTCGAGAATCACGAGGGCATTATAACGCTCATACCGAAGAAGGGAGCCCTGATTTACGTAAATGGTCGCGAGGTAACCGAACCGCTCGTTCTCACGACCGGTTCCCGCGTTATCTTGGGAAAGAGTCACGTTTTCCGATTCAATCATCCGGATCAGG TACGCGAACGAATAGCAAATGGATCGCCGGCGGAAACCCCCGGCAACAACGAGCCACTGGCGGACTGGGACTTCGCGCAGGTCGAGCTACTGGAGAAACAGGGTATTGACTTAAAAGCCGAAATGGATAAGAGATTACTCGTACTGGAGGAACAATTCCgcaaagagaaggaggaagcgGATCAGCTGTTTGAAGAGCAGCGAAAG AGCTATGAAGCGCGGATAGACGCGCTACAGAGGCAAGTGGAGGAACAGAGTATGACAATGTCCATGTACAGCAGTTACACACCGGAGGACTTCAACAACATCGAAGAAGATATTTTTG TCAACCCATTGTTTGACGCAGAGAGCAACTGGACCGAGAGAGAGTTTCAACTGGCCGCTTGGGCCTTCCGCAAGTGGAAATATCATCAATTCACGAGTTTGCGAGACGATCTTTGGGGCAACGCGATATTCCTTAAAGAGGCTAATGCCATATCCGTTGAACTAAAAAAGAAG gTACAATTCCAATTTACCTTACTCACGGACACTCTTTACTCGCCGTTACCTCCGGATCTTTTGCCCGTCATggacgaagaagaggaagatgaAAGACCGTTCCCGCGCACGATCGTTGCCGTTGAAGTTCAGGATACGAAGAATGGTGCTACGCATTACTGGACGTTAGACAAACTGAG ACAGCGCTTGGAGCTGATGCGACATGTGTACAACGAGGACTCGAGCCCCAGCACTCCGGAGGCCAAAGAGGATATTTTCCAATGCCTTACTGTCTACTCTAATCCGAAGTTCTCGCTCGCAAATCTTTTGCCTTCGAG GCAAAGACTGGAATTGATGCGCGAAATGTATCACAACGAGGCCGAGCTCTCGCCCACCTCTCCAGACTTCAATATCGAGTCCATCACAGGAGGTGATCCATTCTACGATCGATTTCCGTGGTTCCGTATGGTCGGCAG AGCTTTTGTGTATCTGAGTAACCTCATGTATCCGGTGCCGCTGATTCACAAAGTGGCCATCGTGAACGAAAAAGGCGACGTCAAGGGTTACTTGCGAGTTGCCGTGCAGGCCGTAGTCG AAGAGGAAAACAGCGAATACTCAAGTGGCGTCAGACAATCAGCGCGAATTTCCTTCGAGGACGACTTATTTGGTGGGCACAAGCATAACAAACGCAGCTCGCTCTTGGCGCAAACTCTGGAGAAGAACCGACAGATCATGCTGCAGGAGGAGCGTGTAGTGGAAGGACACAACGAGGCCAACCAGAAGGACATGAAGGACGATGATGACATAGGAGACGCTGATAGCGGCAGAGGCGACAGCTCGGTTTCTAGCGACATGAAGGAAGAGGAGTTGCCGGATCACTTGCAACCTGGTGCTGAATTTACGTTTAGGGTAACGGTCCTACAAGCCATGGGTATTTCCACAGAATATGCCGACATTTTCTGTCAGTTCAA CTTCCTGCATCGACATGACGAAGCATTCTCGACGGAACCGGTCAAGAACATAGGCAAAGGCAATCCACCTGGATTTTATCACGTGCAGAAT ATTACAGTCACGGTGACCAAGTCCTTCTTGGAGTATCTAAAGACGCAGCCCATCGTGTTCGAGGTGTTTGGTCATTATCAGCAACATCCGCTGCACAAGGATGCGAAGCTAGAATA CGTACGACAACCACCAAAGAGGATGCTGCCGCCATCCATACCGATCAGCCAACCAGTGCGATCGCCGAAATTCGGGAGCGTCTTGCCGTCACCTAGCACGTCTCACGTACATGCCAAGTACGACGTGTTGGTGTGGTTTGAGATTTGCGAGCTGGCGCCGAACGGCGAGTACGTGCCATCGGTGGTAGACCATAGCGATGATCTCCCTTGCCGCGGGCTGTTCCTGCTCCATCAGGGTATACAGCGACGCATACGTATTACCATCGTGCACGAACCGGCCTCCGAATTGAGGTGGAAGGATGTGCGTGAGCTCGTAGTGGGCCGAATCAGGAACACCCCGGAGCCGGAAGAGGAAGACAACGATTCTTCGGTACTCTCATTGGGTCTATTCCCTGGCGAATATCTTGAGATTCCCGGTGACGATCGAACGATGTTCCGGTTCGAAGCGGCCTGGGATAGCTCCCTGCACAACTCGACCCTGCTCAATCGAGTCACGTCTTATGGAGAGCAAATCTTCATGACTATTTCCGCGTATCTCGAA CTGGAAAATTGTGGAAGACCTGCGATAATCACGAAGGATCTGAGCATGATTATCTATGGAAGGGACGCCAGAGTTGGTCCGCGTTCGCTTAAGCATCTGTTCAGTGGCAGTTACCGTAACCAGGAGGCGAACCGACTTAGCGGCGTCTACGAACTGGTGCTACGTCGTTCTTCGGAAGCAGGTAGCCCAG GAGTTCAAAGACGTCAACGTCGTGTCTTGGACACGAGTTCTACATACGTCAGGGGCGAGGAGAATCTGCATGGATGGAGACCGCGTGGAGACAGTCTCATATTCGATCATCAGTGGGAGCTCGAGAAGTTGACGAGGCTGGAGGAAGTGGAAAGAGTGCGACACACGTTGCTTCTGAGGGAGAAACTTGGCATCGACAAGATGCCGTTCTGCAATAAACCTTTCCACGATTTCACGAAGAGCGAAAAG GATGTCTGTAACATGGTAGCGAAAGCCACGAACGAGCCACACGCCAGCCCggtgaaattgaaaaattcgacCACTAAGGACATTTACGAGCCGTGGGAAATGACCGAACGAGAACGCGAATTGACAACCAAGTACATCAAACTCATCCAGGGTAGGATTCCGAGCAAGGAACCGATATTGCTTTCCGATGTTTCGCCTGGCGAGGACACCATCACCGATTTATCTACATCTATGATGTCCTCGGTCATATCGTCTTCGTCTCAAGA GTTGAGCTCACCGGAGAGAGCTAGATTGCAAGAGCTCCAGGAGAGCATATTGGCGAGCGAGTCGGCCAATCAGACTTGCACTATCGCACCGCCACCGCTCGGGTCGTCCTCGCCGTCGAAAGAGAACTTGGTACTGTATGTGCCGGAAGTGGAAGAAATACGCATCAGTCCGGTCATCGCGCGGAAAGGCTACTTGAACGTTCTCGAGCACAAGACCAATGGTTGGAAAAAACGCTGGGTG GCCGTCCGCCGACCGTACGTTCTCATTTTCCGCGAGGAAAAAGATCCCGTCGAAAGGGCGCTCATCAATCTGGCTACGGCTCAAGTTGAATACTCCGAAGATCAGTTAGCTATGGTGAAAGTACCGAATACATTTAG CGTTGTCACCAAACACCGAGGATACTTACTGCAGACTTTAGGCGATAAGGAAGTCTACGATTGGCTGTATGCAATTAATCCTCTCCTGGCTGGTCAAATTAG GTCGAAACTCGCACGCAAAGGTCCAACCGCCTCGAATATGTGCAACGGTGCGCCGATTGGCTTAACACCGCCATTGGAGCAACAGAACGCTCAAACCAAGTGA